From Cellulomonas oligotrophica, a single genomic window includes:
- a CDS encoding YciI family protein, whose translation MMSVVDVGTGTASAAEAAAIDGFNARLQADGAWVLAGGLASPGSARVVDATGSGEALVTQGPFAETTEHVAGFWVVDAPDEEAALALAVGGSRACGRKVELRAFL comes from the coding sequence ATGATGTCCGTGGTCGACGTCGGGACGGGGACCGCGAGCGCGGCGGAGGCCGCCGCGATCGACGGTTTCAACGCGCGCCTGCAGGCGGACGGGGCGTGGGTGCTCGCCGGGGGCCTGGCGTCCCCGGGCTCGGCGCGGGTCGTCGACGCGACCGGGTCGGGCGAGGCGCTGGTGACGCAGGGTCCGTTCGCGGAGACGACGGAGCACGTGGCGGGGTTCTGGGTCGTCGACGCACCCGACGAGGAGGCGGCGCTCGCGCTGGCGGTCGGCGGGTCGCGGGCGTGCGGGCGGAAGGTCGAGCTGCGCGCGTTCCTGTGA